The sequence TATTGACAACCATAAGCATTTCCAAAGCCCCATCCTAACCCAAGACCAACTCCGCATCCCCCACCTATTCAGAAAGAGGAAATTCAATTCAGTGCCAATTTACTCTAGATGATGTAGTTCTATATAGTAACTGATAAGCTTTGTACCGATGCCCAAGCCGAATACGTTCAGAGGCATTCCTGTGGTAGAAAAACAAGTTAAAGCATGTTATTTTCTTACAATGAATGGGCATAGTCAATAAGGAATAGTTACTGACGTACAATGGGACCATAACTCTTCAAAGAAAGTCTGTTCCAGTAAATTTTTCTTCAGACGTAAGCCAGTTACAAAACCTCTATTAGCTGGGTGCCTGGGACTAGTCTTGTCTACCTGTATTGGCTATGGATCATATTCTAAATTCATATGTAAAGTGTCTTATAGAATTGAAGCTTGGATTTTTAGCACGAAATCAGAAGAAAAAATCTGTTAAATACAATTTCGAGTTGTTGATTTAATTTGTCAGACCAGCGTACAGATTGAACTAAATTCGTGGGCACAAACCTTCTGCATATAACCTTGTCGTTCCCTGGTTAAGTAGAATATTTCTGTTCCTTCTCATGTTATATTAGGTAGAACTAGGAATGTTGTTGAGGAACCATTCCTGTGATGCGGGGTTTAATAACTATCAACATTTGAAAGATTAGCTAGCAGTGGGTGAAAGGCCTGGCTAGGGAGCCATGGGGATTAAAATAGATGCACTAACAATAAAATCCATCTcaagaacaacaacaaaaaacagtcTACTCTACGCCTCTAGCTCAGGAGTCCGATGGATCTAGCTTCGCTTATGTCTCATATTTCTATAATACTGAATGTTGTTGTCGCCGTCCTGGAtctgggggtatccagccctgcctacctgcggcccaccacgtggctccatcgacggcctggtacggcccagcttcaacaccaacaccacaagaccctcgcgaggggccaagcctcgcgaggcggacgacgccaaggccCATGAAGGaagtggcctcctcaggagggctcctgaggggcggagggTTCTATGcaactacctcatgaggctcagctgacgtgagccatgacgaccaaggccaggcgggtgcagagcgcaggtttcctcttcggtgcaagggaggcaagccacaggcacggagtcccgaggaatcagccaaaggtttacattctggtacaacaagaccaagaccggcaggacggaggccatcaccgagcccaccgcagcgtcacgaccagaggcttttcgcaggcgaagactacttttgtcaggatagactgtactacttgtcccatttcaaatcccgccgttgtggaatcctttcccgctcatatttgggaagaggaccaaggccactatatataggacttagccaccaccatagaaggaggACAGAAATCAGAACAAGTacagcaccacaccagctcaagaacacctcacctcccgaggcttgttcatcctttgtactagttcatccatagcccctcgaggcaatccaccacaccacactggattagggtattacaccacaacggtggcccgaaccagtataaatctctgtgtctttgtgtctctttgagctcgacgcgctaggctagggaggatcgcgagtaggcaggctaggcaggttgagatctccgcacgcaccccagagttcgaacctctcaagggttgccggatccctaaCATGAGCATTTCTATAAGATGCTTCCAAGGAAACCAGGCTTCATATAATATGGAACCAACTTAGCTGTTGAGGAACAAATTCTACAGAACAAAAACATGCTTCCATGGAAAACCGGCTTCATATAATATTGAATGCTGCGACATAAGCATTTCTGTGCGTACGACATATTATCTTATGATTTTGGTACGATGATTGAAATCCACTTATCTACCATCCATTTTATCACATTCGTGAGCGGTGATCCATCATCGTACTCAAAGATGTTTCGTTATTTCTTTGTGACTCCATATATAACAATTAACTCCATACGGAGGCTTTTGGTAATCAATTCGGATGCATCTTACTGGTTATGAAGTGGGTAAACAGATCCCTTTTGTAGGGAGTGGGACTGCTAAACAGATAGGAGTACTGATGGAAACTTACTAGCTGCTGGGCCAAAGAAAGGATCTTCCTTTACTTGGCAAAGTCTGGTTGCAGGTATCCAGACTTTCGAAAGAGGATGCATATGGAGAATAGGAAATGGTGAGCAAATTAAAATCTGGGAGGATGCATGGATCCCCTCTAGCCCGAACAGAAAAATTATCTCATCACGAGGAGGTGCTCTAATCACGAAAGTTAGTGAACGCATCAGTCCAGTTACGGAACAGTGGGACGaggatttcatcagatcaattttggCCGGTAGATGCTGAGAGAATCCTTCAGATTCCGCTACAATATAACGCCTTTGATGATTTTGTTGCTTGGAATTTTACCAAATCAGGCTACTTCTCAGTGAGATTGGCATATCATTGCGAATGGATGCATCAGTACGGAGGTAGAGCCTCACGTGCGATGCAAGGAACGTCAAGACCGAATCCAGTCTGGGGTATACTTTGGAAGTTGAATGTCccagcaaaaataaaaaaaattgggtggCGTCTGCTACATGGTCTGATCCCAGTCCGAGCTGTTCTTGCCAACCATCATATTGGGACTAATGGGATTTGCCCTTTATGTAAGCAAGGACCTGAGGACACTGTTCACCTTTTATTCAGTTGTGTTCAAGCAAGGGACGTCTGGTTGAAATTGGGACTGAGTGAGTTTATTGCTGATGCTAGTACAGTTGACAGATATGGGTCATTTGTAGTTGAACATATTTTAAGATCAAACTTCAATCAGATGCCGGGCTATCCTGATTTATGTATTCACGATGTTGTGCTTACTGGGTGTTGGTATATATGGTGGATGCGCCGTCAGGTAACACATGAAGGTGCGGTCCCTCCGGTGAACAAGTGTGCACTCTCTATTCTAGCAATTACTTCAAATTATTCTAAAACTTCTGCGAAGGTGACCAGTGTTGTAAAGGAGAAATGGGTAAAACCAGCTGGGGGATGTTTGAAATTAAATGTTGATGCCTCTTATCATGCGGAGGATGGAACTGGGGCGACAGGTGCTGTTCTCCGAGACTCCTCGGGTACCTTCCTGGCTGGACGTTCTCGGTTCATTCCCTATGCCGCTTCTGCCCAAACTATGGAGGTGATGGCCCTTCGAGATGGTTTACTGCTAGCAAATGAGGTTGGCTGTAATCGCCTTCAAGCAGAGTCTGATTGCATGGGTGTTATAGATGCATTATCGGGAACAAGTCAGTGGTATGACCAAGCAGCTCCGATTTATGCATCGTGCACCGGAATTGCTCGAGATATTGGTTTGGTTAATTTTATGCATTGTCATAGGGAAGCTAATGTAGTGGCGCACGAACTAGCTAGGTTTTGTTTTTCACAGAAAGTTGATTGCATTTGGCACGATGAGGCCCCTAGCTTTATTCTGCAGTTCTTGTTGAACGATGTAAACATTTTATGAAGTAATAAAATGCGCCATGATGGCTTTCCCTAAAAAGAAGGAGTACTAAACAGCGAAATCAATAAGCAAAAATCAAGAGCAATTCTCCCGAATATGCTTGAACGATAAGCGATCCCAAGTTCTCGCCCTTCCCTTAAAACTCGGTGTAAAAACCTCACAGACAATTTGCGGCGAAAGAAATGAATCATTCCGCACCTCCGAACCCCCATCCGACTCCGAATCCGCAGCCGACGCCGAAGCCTGCGCCGATTTCAACAGACAGAGACAAGATCAAGAAACCTGAAACGAAGTGAGCACCAAATCGCCGCAAGAATGCAAGATCCAATAATTTTGAAGAATCAAGGTCAGCCGCTTACCGAGCCCAATCCCAGGGCCACTGAAGGTGGAGACGGCCATGGATGGATGCCTTCCCGCTACGCCGGTGGTGCTCCGGGGTTGGATAGGACGATGAGCGAGCCGATGGGAAAGCGGCACTTCGGTGGGAATATCCTATGTGACGCATTTTGCGTTGAAGTGTCGAGGTTTCCCACAGAGCTAGCGATCGGGAGgtaagatgggccggcccattaccgtGATGCAGCGCTTccgttttgggaaccttctagagtttTCCAGCCGGTTTATCTGGTTTTGGAACTCTCAAAAAAAAAATCTGGTTttgagaaccttctagaaggttaccTGAACcggttttcctgtttctttttgatttttcatatttttcgttttttatttttacgtttttctttttattattcttctttctttttcctttttctttttttgtttcttttcaatGTTTCAATTTATTTTTCTTATTTCAAAGTTCATGTTCCCAAAATTGTGCTAAAATTGTCAAAAATATCTGTGCTTTTAAAAAGCATTTTttaaaatgtttgtgttttcaaaaattgttcattaaTCCAAAACAAatttgcatttttaaaaattgttcgaggatataaaaaatgttctcatttttcaATAATTTCTTGGGATGTTTTCCCAAAAATATTCGTCCTTTTAAAAAACgttcaatttttaaaaatgttcaggtTTTAAAACATTATTCATAAATTCAaaagaaaaatgcatattttttaaaACAATTCGGGGATTTTAAACAATTTTCTCATTTTTTTAAAAAGAATCGGGGAttgaaaaaatgttctcatttttcaaaaattgtttagaacttttcaaaaaatgatatgattttcaaaaagtgttcctattttaaaaaattgttcacagatTGTAAAAAATGTTAGTATTTTCATatttttgttcacatattcaaaaattgttcgcatttcaatttttttgtgattctcaaaattgttctccattttgaaatttgttccaaaaatttcaaaatatgttcgtgaTTTTAAATTTTGTTCCCGGTTTGAtgttttgttcacaaatttgaaaaaaaattgtgtttACAAAAAAATTCAGAGTCCCAAGGTCCAACTAACGCGAACAACCTTTTTGTAATTTTTCGCTGCGCGccccaatgggccggcccagttgggcGCACTATGTGCGAAGGGGCATATATTTGCTGCAGAATGCGGCACATAGGTGCTCTCACTTCGGTGGTCTTGACGACACGATTACGTCAGCAATAAGTGGGTGGCGACTGGCCGGGCCAAGTTTTGGGCGGGCCCAAGGATCAGTCCGGTAGCATTTTTTTTACTCACATGCTACACACACCATTGACGTTTTCCTTCGGCCTTTTTCTCATGCTCATTTTTTTGGAAAACTCGAAATACGTGCTTCATTATATCATAAGATCATAGTACAAGCCATATAGACACCGACATAATAAAACTGAAAAGACAACATATCgctagcagtggcggagctaggtAGAAACTACTCTACTCGGGCCAAGgccaaactgttggggaacgcggtaatttcaaaaatattcctacgatcacgcaagatatatctaggagatgcatagcaatgagaggggagagtgtgtccacgtaccctcgtagacctaaagcagaagcgttatgacaatgcggttgatgtagtcgtatgtcttcatgatccgaccgatcctagcaccgaagatacggcacctccgcgatctgcacacgttcagcttggtgacgccccacgaactctagatctagctgaggtcgagggagagtttcatcagcacgacgacgtggtgacggtaatgatgaagttaccggtgcagggcttcacctaagcactacgacaatatgaccaaggtggaaatccgtggagggggcaccgcacacggctaaaagatcaacttgtgtgtctatggggtgcccctggccacgtatataaaggagggagggagagaggaggccggccaggttgggcgcgccaggggggtcctatttggactcctagtccaagtaggattcacctCCCCCCTTTCTTCCACtggagggaaagggaagggagagagaggaagaaggaaagaggggggggggcggccccctcccctagtccaattcggtttgggcaagggaaGGGCACACCCCTCCCTTgtggcctctctcctctcctctaataaggcccaataggcccattacttctcccgggggtaccggtaacctcccggtactccagaaaaatgcctaaaccactcggaaccattccgatgtccaaatgcaaccttccaatatatgaatctttatgtcttgaacatttcgagactcctcgtcatatccgtcatctcatccaggactccaaacaaacttcggtcatcaaatcacataactcataatacaaaccgtcatcgaatgttaagcgtgcggaccctacgggttcgagaactatgtagacatgaccaagatacatctccggtcaataaccaatagcggaacttggatgctcatattggcacctacatattctatgaagatctttatcggtcaaaccgcataacaacatacgttgttccttctgtcatcggtatgttacttgcccaagattcgatcgtcggtatcatcatatctagttcaatctcgttactggcaagtctctttactcgttctgtaatacttcatcccataactaactcattagtcacaattcttgcaaggcttatagtgatgagtattaccgagagggcccagagatacccctccaaaacatggagtgacaaatcctaatctcgatctatgccaacccaacaaacaccttcagagacacctgtagagcacctttataatcacccatttacattgtgacgtttggtagcacacaaagtgttcctccgatattcgggagttgcataatctcacagtctgaggaacttgtataagtcatgaagaaagcagtagcaatgaaactgacacgatcataatgctaagctaacggatggatcatgtccatcacatcattctcctaatgatgtgatctcgttcatcaaatgacaacacatgtctatggttaggaaacataaccatctttgattaacaagctagtcaagtagaggcatactagggactatatgttttgtttatgtattcacacatgtactaagtttccagttaatacaattctagcatgaataataaacatttatcatgatataaggaaataaataataactttattattgcctctagggcatatttccttcaaaaacatgAGTGTTTGGGGTGCAAATTGCAAAAAAATCTCATCTAAGCTCAGGCCAGCGCCGCCCCGCCCCAACATAGCTCCGCTAGTGATCACTAGCCTTTGCACAAGGAAACACCAATCAGGAAAGAAAATTACAATCAAGGCCGAAGAATTTCctaagcttgacaccaacgcctgtcacctgcctccggcaccaccacaacaACAACCAAAGGAAAATGACGGGTCACATACTCATCCAAGCTTGACATGGCACCATCTCCAAGGTGGTTCACCGAAGGCGGAGCTATTGtcattgaacgaatcagaccgacAACACCccgacacgccatcgaactccagatctggaacCACTGCATGAGTAAGATGTAGGAGGAGGAAACCATACTTGCAAGTCACCAACCATAAATCCAGCACACGATCCGTCTTTCAGATGTCGTTGATGTTGATCACTATCTACATGCGCGCCTTGATTACCTCCTACACTCTACGTCGATGCTGAAGTTAACATCATCGTAATTGCAAAGCCCAAGGACACCAGCACCAtgacatctccaatgtatctataatttgtgattgttccatgctattatagtatcaatcttggatgttttatatacactttcaagcaatcatatatcattttttgggactaacctattaatttagtgcccagtgtcagttgttgttctttgtttttgcctatttttgattttttttagaatatcaataccaaatgaagtccaaatgccatgaaactttttggggaTTTTTCTGGCAATAAGAGACCCCGGAAGCTTCGGGAGGGGACGAAAAGATGGATTTAGCTagtttaccagagagagagtagctagcaggagtgatttagctagttcttcatgctgctcttaattagtacttgtcctttcatgtccgtgttcttcgttctgaacttaagtgatttgcttttgtggtgttatatatgaacgcttataatatcatgacaatcatgttgaactcgatgattggttctactagaaattctatttatatatatatatatatatatatatatatatgcataacgtttacagtgtgtagtatcgtaaaataccagcaaacgaaaaagaattaaaatggaaacacaaaattaaatgaaaaagaaatcataaaactaaaaaaccccaaaccttatagtaccggttggtcttaccaaccggtactaaagggctccaggcccccggagctggctcgtgccacgtggttgccctttagcaccggttcgtgctgaaccggtactaaagggggggcctttagtgaccacactttagtgccggttatggaaccggcactaaagggccttacgaaccggtgctattgcccggttctgcactagtgggagCAGTAGCCCACGAGCACCAGGGCGCGCCATGGTGGCTTAtggggcccacgtggctccgtttgacctaactctgCCTTTATAAATCCTCTAAAATATGGAAACCAACaggggagtccacgaaatactttttccgccgccgcaactctctgttcttgacatatcccatctggaggccttttccggcactctgccagaggggtaaaccatcacggaggggctctacatcatccttggtgcccttccgatgatgcgtgagtagtttaccacagacctacgggtccatagttagtagctagatggcttcttctctctatttaaTTTTGAATACAatattctccttgatgttcttggagttctatccgatgtaatcactttttgcggtgtgtttgttgggatccaatgaattgtgagtttatgatcagatctatccatgaatattatttgagttttctctaaactttttatgcatgattgttatagcattgtatttctctccgatctattgatttggtttggccaactagattgatttttttttgcaatgggagaggtgctttgtaatgagttCGATCtcgcggtgctcaatcccagtgacaggaagggacatgacacgtattgtatcgttgctattaagggtaaaaatggggtttattcatacgtgagttaatcttgtctacatcatgtcatcttgcttaaggcgttactccattgtttatgaacttaatacactagatgcatgatggatagcagttgatgtgtggagtaatagtagcagatgcaggcaggagtcggtctacttgtcacggacgtgatgcctatatacatgatcgttgccttggatattgtcataattatttggttttctatcaattacccaacagtaatttgtttacccaccgtgtgctattttcaagagagaagtctctagtgaaaattatgacccccgggtctatcttttatcatatataaaaaccaaaaataccttgcttgcgttttttattttttatttttgttcgatctatctatcaaataccatacaatttaatcttgctcgtaaccgtcgagggattgaca comes from Triticum aestivum cultivar Chinese Spring chromosome 5B, IWGSC CS RefSeq v2.1, whole genome shotgun sequence and encodes:
- the LOC123110885 gene encoding protein TRIGALACTOSYLDIACYLGLYCEROL 5, chloroplastic isoform X2, with product MAVSTFSGPGIGLGFGVGCGFGVGWGFGGMPLNVFGLGIGGGCGVGLGLGWGFGNAYGCQYRSSRVQFQGIEFQKKSEGDEAPKLASPGLVEKSRPYG
- the LOC123110885 gene encoding protein TRIGALACTOSYLDIACYLGLYCEROL 5, chloroplastic isoform X1, whose translation is MAVSTFSGPGIGLGFLILSLSVEIGAGFGVGCGFGVGWGFGGMPLNVFGLGIGGGCGVGLGLGWGFGNAYGCQYRSSRVQFQGIEFQKKSEGDEAPKLASPGLVEKSRPYG